Proteins from a single region of Pseudomonas phenolilytica:
- a CDS encoding acyl-CoA dehydrogenase, with product MLPNEDQCAIAEVARQFAEERLKPFAEQWGRAHRFPAEAIGEMAALGFFGMLVPEQWGGSDTGYLAYAMALEEIAAGDGACSTIMSVHNSVGCVPILRFGTEQQKRDFLVPLARGEQIGAFALTEPQAGSDASSLRTRARRDGDDYVLNGAKQFITSGKHAGTVIVFAVTDPDAGKRGISAFIVPTDSPGYQVVRVEDKLGQHASDTCQIAFEDLRVPVANRLGEEGEGYRIALANLEGGRIGIAAQAVGMARAAFEAARDYAREREAFGKPIIEHQAVAFRLADMATQIAVARQMVHHAAALREVGRPALVEASMAKLFASEMAEKVCSAAIQTLGGYGYLADFPVERIYRDVRVCQIYEGTSDIQRLVIARNLGA from the coding sequence ATGCTGCCCAACGAAGACCAGTGCGCCATCGCGGAGGTGGCGCGGCAGTTCGCCGAAGAGCGGCTCAAACCCTTCGCCGAGCAGTGGGGTCGCGCCCATCGCTTTCCGGCCGAGGCCATCGGCGAGATGGCCGCGCTGGGCTTCTTCGGCATGCTGGTGCCGGAGCAGTGGGGCGGCAGCGACACCGGCTACCTGGCGTACGCCATGGCGCTGGAAGAAATCGCCGCCGGCGACGGCGCCTGCTCGACCATCATGAGCGTGCATAATTCGGTGGGCTGCGTGCCGATCCTGCGTTTCGGCACCGAGCAACAGAAGCGTGACTTCCTCGTGCCGCTGGCACGCGGCGAGCAGATCGGCGCCTTCGCCCTCACCGAACCGCAGGCCGGCTCCGACGCCAGCAGCTTGCGTACCCGTGCCCGACGCGACGGCGATGACTATGTGCTCAACGGTGCCAAGCAGTTCATCACCTCCGGCAAGCATGCCGGCACGGTGATCGTCTTTGCGGTGACGGACCCGGACGCCGGCAAGCGCGGCATCAGTGCTTTTATCGTGCCCACCGACAGCCCTGGCTATCAGGTGGTACGGGTCGAGGACAAGCTCGGCCAGCACGCCTCGGATACCTGCCAGATCGCCTTCGAGGACCTGCGTGTGCCGGTCGCCAACCGGTTGGGCGAGGAGGGTGAGGGCTACCGCATCGCCCTGGCCAACCTGGAAGGCGGACGCATCGGCATCGCCGCCCAGGCGGTGGGCATGGCCCGCGCCGCCTTCGAAGCGGCGCGCGACTACGCCAGGGAGCGCGAAGCCTTCGGCAAGCCGATCATCGAGCACCAGGCGGTGGCCTTCCGCCTGGCCGACATGGCGACCCAGATCGCCGTGGCGCGGCAGATGGTGCATCACGCCGCGGCGCTGCGCGAGGTCGGACGGCCGGCATTGGTAGAGGCCTCGATGGCCAAGCTGTTCGCCTCGGAGATGGCGGAGAAGGTCTGCTCGGCGGCGATCCAGACGCTCGGCGGTTACGGCTACCTGGCCGACTTCCCGGTGGAGCGTATCTACCGCGATGTGCGCGTCTGCCAGATCTACGAGGGCACCAGCGACATCCAACGCCTGGTCATCGCGCGCAACCTGGGCGCGTGA
- a CDS encoding long-chain fatty acid--CoA ligase: MQNAPLLISGILAHAARAHADREIVSRLVGEPLWRYDYAGLASRAAQAATMLRSLGIDAGDCVSSLAWNTHRHYELFFAVPGIGAVLHTANPRLSDEQIVYTINHAGSQVLLFDSSFAECVARLRPRLDKIRHFIELAAQPVSAMAEVQGYERLIAAAMPLDWPQFDENAGAVLCYTSGTTGDPKGVLYSHRSVVLHAMAAGLSGAFGLSAFDCIMPCSSLYHGTAWGLPYAAAINGCKFVLPCDRMDGPSLQELIQSEGVTISGGVPTIWTMYLTHLERSGEDAGTLARLVIGGSAVPRAMAETFQTRYGVAVCQLWGMTETSPLGVVATPTPRLAGRGQQAVNDTVWTRQGRLQFGIELRVVDEKGRELPRDGVSAGRLKVRGPWTVERYYRSETSALDEDGWFDTGDIATLDADGFMRITDRSKDVIKSGGEWVSSIDIENVAAACPGVKVAAVVGVFHPKWEERPLLVIEPHGDAEVTAESVLAHLEPNIVKWWMPDAVVFDAVPLTATGKIDKKVLRERYRDHLIDKSLNAANQ, from the coding sequence ATGCAGAACGCGCCCCTGTTGATCAGCGGCATCCTCGCCCACGCCGCGCGCGCTCACGCCGATCGCGAGATTGTCTCGCGGCTGGTCGGCGAGCCGCTCTGGCGCTACGACTACGCCGGCCTGGCCAGCCGCGCGGCCCAGGCTGCCACGATGCTGCGCAGCCTCGGTATCGACGCTGGCGACTGTGTATCGTCGCTGGCGTGGAACACCCATCGGCATTACGAGCTGTTCTTCGCGGTGCCGGGTATCGGCGCGGTGCTGCACACCGCCAACCCGAGGCTGTCGGACGAGCAGATCGTCTACACGATCAACCACGCCGGCAGTCAGGTGTTGCTGTTCGACAGCTCCTTCGCCGAATGCGTCGCCCGGTTGCGTCCGCGGCTGGACAAGATCCGTCATTTCATCGAGCTGGCAGCCCAGCCCGTTTCCGCAATGGCTGAGGTGCAGGGCTATGAGCGACTGATCGCTGCCGCAATGCCGCTCGACTGGCCGCAGTTCGACGAGAACGCCGGCGCCGTGCTCTGTTACACCTCCGGTACCACCGGCGATCCCAAGGGCGTGCTGTACAGTCACCGTTCCGTGGTGCTGCACGCGATGGCGGCGGGGCTGTCCGGTGCCTTCGGCCTGTCCGCCTTCGATTGCATCATGCCGTGCTCGTCGCTCTACCACGGCACTGCCTGGGGTTTGCCGTACGCCGCGGCGATCAATGGCTGCAAGTTCGTCCTGCCGTGCGACCGGATGGACGGCCCGAGCCTGCAGGAGCTTATCCAGAGCGAAGGCGTGACCATCTCCGGTGGCGTGCCGACTATCTGGACCATGTACCTGACCCACCTTGAGCGCAGCGGCGAGGATGCTGGCACGCTCGCGCGGTTGGTGATCGGCGGTTCCGCAGTGCCCCGCGCGATGGCTGAAACCTTCCAGACCCGCTACGGCGTTGCGGTCTGCCAGCTCTGGGGCATGACCGAAACCAGCCCGTTGGGGGTAGTGGCCACGCCGACGCCCAGATTGGCCGGGCGTGGTCAGCAGGCCGTCAACGATACCGTCTGGACGCGCCAGGGGCGCTTGCAGTTCGGCATCGAACTGCGGGTGGTGGACGAAAAGGGCCGCGAATTGCCGCGCGACGGAGTCAGTGCCGGTCGTCTCAAGGTGCGCGGCCCGTGGACGGTGGAACGCTACTACCGGAGCGAAACCAGTGCGCTGGACGAGGACGGCTGGTTCGATACCGGCGACATCGCCACGTTGGATGCCGATGGCTTCATGCGCATCACCGATCGCAGCAAGGACGTAATCAAGTCCGGCGGCGAGTGGGTCAGTTCCATCGATATCGAGAACGTCGCCGCCGCGTGCCCCGGGGTGAAGGTTGCGGCGGTGGTCGGCGTGTTCCACCCGAAGTGGGAGGAGCGCCCGCTGCTGGTGATCGAGCCACATGGTGATGCCGAGGTCACCGCCGAATCGGTCCTCGCGCATCTGGAACCGAACATCGTCAAGTGGTGGATGCCCGATGCGGTGGTCTTCGACGCTGTGCCGCTGACGGCCACGGGCAAGATCGACAAGAAAGTGCTGCGCGAGCGCTACCGCGACCATCTAATCGACAAGTCGCTTAATGCGGCGAACCAGTAG
- a CDS encoding CaiB/BaiF CoA transferase family protein has protein sequence MSETEQDRQGPLRGLRVLEFAGIGPGPHCAMLLADMGAEVLRVEREGGTGWANPVVDRGRTVVTLDIRNATGRARCVELAQGADVLIEGFRPGVMERLGLGPDELLARNPRLIYGRMTGWGQTGPLAQAAGHDINYIALTGALAAIRGESGPAVPPLNLVGDFGGGSLYLAVGILAALWERERSGQGQVIDAAIVDGVSSLMTFFAGLLPSGRIEMQRERNPLSGAAPNYRCYLCADGREIAIGALEPPFWRELLERIDAPQALWEGCADPAAWAEQGDVLARLFASRSQAEWCALLEGSDACFAPVLPLDEAAGHVHMRQRGVYQEVDGKLQAAPAPRFSRTPGKARRTLRVVEADARWD, from the coding sequence ATGAGCGAGACCGAGCAGGATCGTCAGGGACCGCTGCGTGGCCTGCGCGTGCTGGAGTTCGCCGGCATCGGTCCCGGACCGCACTGCGCGATGCTGCTCGCGGACATGGGCGCCGAGGTGCTGCGCGTCGAGCGCGAGGGCGGTACGGGATGGGCGAACCCGGTGGTCGACCGCGGTCGCACGGTGGTGACTCTGGATATCCGCAACGCTACCGGGCGGGCGCGCTGCGTGGAACTGGCGCAGGGCGCCGATGTGCTGATCGAGGGCTTCCGTCCGGGCGTCATGGAGCGCCTGGGCCTGGGGCCGGACGAGCTGCTGGCGCGCAATCCGCGGCTGATCTACGGCCGCATGACTGGCTGGGGCCAGACCGGACCGCTGGCCCAGGCGGCCGGGCACGACATCAACTATATCGCGCTGACCGGTGCGCTGGCCGCGATCCGCGGCGAGAGCGGGCCGGCGGTGCCGCCGCTGAATCTGGTCGGCGATTTCGGTGGCGGCTCGCTGTACCTTGCGGTGGGTATCCTCGCCGCACTGTGGGAGCGCGAGCGCTCGGGCCAAGGGCAGGTGATCGATGCGGCGATCGTCGATGGCGTGTCGTCGCTGATGACCTTCTTTGCCGGGCTGTTACCCAGCGGGCGTATCGAGATGCAGCGCGAGCGTAATCCACTGAGTGGCGCGGCGCCGAACTACCGGTGTTACCTCTGCGCCGATGGCCGCGAGATTGCCATCGGCGCGCTGGAGCCGCCGTTCTGGCGCGAGTTGCTCGAACGCATCGACGCTCCGCAAGCGCTTTGGGAGGGCTGCGCGGACCCGGCTGCCTGGGCCGAGCAGGGCGACGTGCTGGCACGGTTGTTCGCCAGCCGCAGCCAGGCCGAATGGTGCGCCTTGCTGGAGGGCAGCGATGCTTGCTTCGCTCCGGTACTGCCTCTGGACGAGGCGGCCGGGCATGTTCATATGCGCCAGCGTGGCGTCTATCAGGAGGTCGACGGCAAGTTGCAAGCGGCGCCTGCACCGCGATTCTCACGCACTCCCGGCAAGGCCCGGCGCACGCTGCGCGTAGTGGAAGCGGACGCCCGCTGGGATTGA
- a CDS encoding S9 family peptidase, with protein MSQAPIARADAGADPYRWLENRDAEDVLAYLRAENAYLEEQLADQAELRETLFQEIKSRIRETDLSLPSPWGPWLYYQRTTAGDEYPRHYRCPRPLDGSLTVDESTEQLLLDPNELAGGGFLSLGAFSISQDHSKLAYSLDREGDEIYQLYVKDLASGAVSELPFDNCDGSMTWANDSQTLFYGELDETHRPHRIYRHRLGETDSSEVYHDPDGRFFVHCYRASSDRQLVILSHSKTTSEAWVLSADQPEGRWTCLAPRREDHEYFPDHGLYEGQWRWLIRSNQAGINFALYHASEAEPGREHWQELVPHDDAVMLEDVSLNAEAITLTLRESGLPVIEVRPQGVQPYRLQLPDAAYSLHVQNSLEFTSTVIRLRYEALNRPAQIRQLTLADGTQKVLKETPVEGPFDADAYESRRIWATAQDGTQIPISLVGRRDSFDKPAPLYLYGYGAYGHSLDPWFSHARLSLLDRGFVFAIAHVRGGGDLGEAWYRAGKLEHKPNTFTDFIACAEQLLADGYTTSPRLAISGGSAGGLLIGAVLNLRPELFGAAVAEVPFVDVLNTMLNADLPLTVTEYDEWGDPNQPEVHERIKAYAPYENIRAQAYPALLAVAGYNDSRVQYWEAAKWVAKLRATRTDDNLLLLKTEFGAGHGGMSGRYQALKDVALEYAFVLKVLGLAE; from the coding sequence ATGTCCCAAGCCCCTATCGCCCGCGCCGATGCAGGCGCCGATCCTTACCGCTGGCTGGAGAATCGCGACGCGGAGGACGTGCTGGCCTATCTCAGGGCGGAGAATGCCTATCTCGAAGAGCAGCTCGCCGATCAAGCCGAACTGCGCGAAACCCTGTTCCAGGAAATCAAGAGCCGCATCCGCGAAACCGATTTGTCACTGCCCTCGCCGTGGGGGCCGTGGCTGTACTACCAGCGCACCACCGCTGGGGACGAGTATCCCCGGCACTACCGCTGCCCGCGCCCACTGGATGGTTCGCTGACCGTCGATGAAAGCACCGAACAGCTGCTGCTCGACCCCAACGAGCTGGCCGGTGGCGGCTTCCTCTCGCTGGGCGCCTTCAGCATCAGCCAGGACCACAGCAAGCTCGCCTACAGCCTCGACCGCGAAGGCGACGAGATCTACCAGCTGTATGTCAAGGACCTGGCCAGCGGCGCGGTGAGCGAGCTGCCCTTCGACAACTGCGACGGCAGCATGACCTGGGCCAACGACAGCCAGACCCTGTTCTACGGCGAGCTGGACGAGACCCACCGACCACACAGGATTTACCGCCATCGCCTCGGCGAAACCGACAGCAGTGAGGTTTATCATGACCCGGACGGGCGCTTCTTCGTGCATTGCTACCGCGCCAGCTCCGACCGCCAGCTGGTCATCCTCTCCCACAGCAAGACCACCAGCGAAGCCTGGGTGCTGTCGGCGGATCAGCCGGAAGGCAGGTGGACCTGCCTGGCGCCGCGCCGGGAAGACCACGAATATTTCCCCGATCATGGCCTGTACGAGGGCCAGTGGCGCTGGCTGATTCGCAGCAACCAGGCGGGCATCAACTTCGCCCTTTATCACGCCAGCGAGGCCGAGCCGGGCCGCGAGCACTGGCAGGAGCTGGTCCCGCATGACGACGCGGTGATGCTCGAGGATGTCAGCCTGAACGCCGAGGCAATCACTTTGACCCTGCGCGAGAGCGGCCTGCCGGTGATCGAGGTGCGGCCGCAGGGCGTCCAGCCCTATCGCCTGCAATTGCCCGATGCGGCCTACAGCCTGCACGTGCAGAACTCGCTGGAATTCACCAGCACGGTGATCCGCCTGCGCTACGAGGCGTTGAATCGCCCGGCGCAGATCCGCCAGCTGACCCTGGCCGACGGCACGCAGAAGGTGCTCAAGGAAACCCCGGTGGAAGGCCCCTTCGATGCCGATGCCTACGAAAGTCGGCGCATCTGGGCGACCGCCCAGGACGGCACGCAGATTCCCATCAGCCTGGTCGGCCGCCGCGACAGCTTCGACAAGCCCGCACCACTCTACCTCTACGGTTACGGTGCCTACGGTCACAGCCTCGACCCCTGGTTCTCCCACGCGCGGCTGTCGCTGCTCGACCGCGGCTTCGTCTTCGCCATCGCGCATGTGCGTGGCGGTGGTGATCTGGGCGAAGCCTGGTACCGCGCCGGCAAGCTGGAACACAAGCCGAACACCTTCACCGACTTCATCGCCTGCGCCGAACAGTTGCTGGCCGATGGCTACACCACGTCGCCACGCCTGGCCATCAGTGGCGGCAGCGCTGGCGGCCTGCTGATCGGCGCGGTGCTCAACCTGCGTCCGGAGCTGTTTGGCGCAGCCGTCGCCGAGGTGCCCTTCGTCGATGTACTGAACACCATGCTCAACGCCGACCTGCCGCTGACCGTGACCGAGTACGACGAGTGGGGCGACCCGAACCAGCCGGAGGTGCATGAGCGGATCAAGGCCTATGCGCCGTACGAAAACATCCGCGCCCAAGCCTACCCCGCGCTGCTCGCAGTGGCCGGCTACAACGACAGCCGCGTGCAGTACTGGGAAGCCGCCAAGTGGGTCGCCAAGCTGCGAGCCACGCGCACCGACGACAACCTGCTGTTGCTCAAGACCGAGTTCGGCGCAGGGCACGGCGGCATGAGCGGCCGCTACCAGGCGCTCAAGGACGTGGCGCTGGAGTATGCCTTCGTGCTCAAGGTGCTCGGCCTGGCGGAGTAG
- the fadB gene encoding fatty acid oxidation complex subunit alpha FadB, which translates to MIYEGKAITVKALESGIVELNFDLKGESVNKFNRLTLNELRQAVDALKADASVKGVIVTSGKDVFIVGADITEFVDNFKLPDEELVAGNLEANKIFSDFEDLGVPTVVAINGIALGGGFEMCMSADYRVMSSAAKVGLPEVKLGIYPGFGGTVRLPRLIGVDNAVEWIASGKENGAEDALKVHAVDAVVAPEKLQEAALDLVKRAISGELDYKAKRQPKLDKLKLNAIEQMMAFETTKAFVAGQAGPNYPAPVEAIKSIQKAANFGRDKALEVEAAGFVKLAKTSVAESLIGLFLSDQELKKKAKAYDKQARDVKLAAVLGAGIMGGGIAYQSAVKGTPILMKDIREEGIQMGLDEASKLLGKRVEKGRLTPEKMAQALNAIRPTMSYGDFGNVDIVVEAVVENPKVKHAVLAEVEGHVREDVIIASNTSTISISYLAQALKRPENFCGMHFFNPVHMMPLVEVIRGEKTSETAIATTVAYAKKMGKSPVVVNDCPGFLVNRVLFPYFGGFARAIAHGVDFVRADKVMEKFGWPMGPAYLMDVVGMDTGHHGRDVMAEGFPDRMKDDTRTAVDVMYDANRLGQKNGKGFYAYEMDKKGKPKKVVDPQAYELLKPIVAETRELSDEDIINYMMIPLCLETVRCLEDGIVETAAEADMGLIYGIGFPPFRGGALRYIDSIGVAEFVAMADKYADLGPLYHPTAKLREMAANGQRFYG; encoded by the coding sequence ATGATTTACGAAGGTAAAGCCATCACGGTTAAGGCTCTTGAGAGCGGCATCGTCGAATTGAATTTCGACCTCAAGGGTGAGTCCGTCAATAAATTCAATCGCCTCACTCTCAACGAACTCCGTCAGGCGGTCGACGCCCTCAAGGCCGATGCATCGGTCAAGGGCGTGATCGTCACCAGCGGCAAGGACGTATTCATCGTCGGTGCCGATATCACCGAGTTCGTCGACAACTTCAAGCTGCCCGACGAGGAGCTGGTCGCCGGCAACCTCGAAGCCAACAAGATCTTCAGCGATTTCGAGGACCTGGGCGTGCCCACCGTGGTTGCCATCAACGGCATCGCCTTGGGTGGCGGTTTCGAGATGTGCATGTCTGCCGATTACCGCGTCATGTCCAGCGCCGCCAAGGTTGGCCTGCCGGAAGTGAAGCTGGGCATCTACCCGGGCTTCGGCGGTACCGTCCGCCTGCCGCGCCTGATCGGTGTCGATAACGCCGTCGAGTGGATCGCGTCAGGCAAGGAAAACGGTGCCGAAGACGCGCTCAAGGTGCACGCGGTCGATGCCGTCGTCGCTCCGGAAAAGCTGCAGGAAGCGGCACTGGATCTGGTCAAGCGCGCCATCTCCGGTGAGCTGGATTACAAGGCCAAGCGCCAGCCGAAGCTGGACAAGCTCAAGCTCAACGCGATCGAGCAGATGATGGCGTTCGAGACCACCAAGGCCTTCGTGGCCGGCCAGGCCGGCCCGAACTACCCGGCGCCGGTCGAAGCCATCAAGAGCATCCAGAAAGCCGCCAACTTCGGCCGTGACAAGGCGCTGGAAGTCGAGGCCGCCGGCTTCGTCAAACTGGCCAAGACTTCGGTTGCCGAAAGCCTGATCGGCCTGTTCCTCAGCGATCAGGAGCTGAAGAAGAAGGCCAAGGCTTACGACAAGCAGGCGCGCGACGTGAAACTGGCTGCCGTGCTGGGCGCCGGCATCATGGGTGGCGGCATCGCCTACCAGTCGGCCGTCAAGGGCACGCCGATCCTGATGAAGGATATCCGCGAAGAGGGTATCCAGATGGGTCTGGACGAGGCCTCCAAGCTGCTCGGCAAGCGTGTCGAGAAGGGCCGTCTGACTCCGGAGAAGATGGCGCAGGCGCTCAACGCGATCCGCCCGACCATGTCCTACGGCGATTTCGGCAACGTCGACATCGTTGTCGAGGCCGTGGTCGAGAACCCGAAGGTCAAGCACGCCGTGCTGGCCGAGGTGGAAGGCCACGTGCGCGAAGACGTGATCATCGCCTCCAACACCTCCACCATCTCCATCAGCTATCTGGCCCAGGCGCTCAAGCGTCCGGAAAACTTCTGCGGCATGCACTTCTTCAACCCGGTGCACATGATGCCGCTGGTGGAAGTGATCCGTGGCGAGAAGACCAGCGAAACCGCCATCGCCACCACCGTCGCCTACGCCAAGAAGATGGGCAAGAGCCCGGTCGTGGTCAACGATTGCCCGGGCTTCCTGGTCAACCGCGTGCTGTTCCCATACTTCGGCGGCTTCGCTCGCGCCATCGCCCACGGTGTCGACTTCGTTCGCGCCGACAAGGTGATGGAGAAGTTCGGCTGGCCCATGGGCCCGGCTTATCTGATGGATGTCGTCGGCATGGACACCGGCCACCACGGCCGTGACGTGATGGCCGAAGGTTTCCCGGATCGCATGAAGGACGACACCCGCACGGCTGTCGACGTCATGTACGACGCCAACCGCCTCGGCCAGAAGAACGGCAAGGGCTTCTACGCCTACGAGATGGACAAGAAGGGCAAGCCGAAGAAGGTCGTCGACCCGCAGGCCTACGAGCTGCTCAAGCCGATCGTTGCCGAGACTCGCGAGCTGTCCGACGAGGACATCATCAACTACATGATGATCCCGCTGTGCCTGGAAACCGTGCGCTGCCTGGAAGACGGCATCGTCGAGACCGCTGCCGAAGCCGACATGGGCCTGATCTATGGCATCGGCTTCCCACCCTTCCGTGGTGGTGCGCTGCGCTACATCGATTCGATCGGCGTCGCCGAGTTCGTTGCGATGGCCGACAAGTACGCCGACCTGGGCCCGCTGTACCACCCGACCGCGAAGCTGCGTGAGATGGCTGCCAACGGCCAGCGCTTCTACGGTTAA
- the fadA gene encoding acetyl-CoA C-acyltransferase FadA, whose translation MSLNPRDAVIVDFGRTPMGRSKGGMHRNTRAETMSAQLIDGVLARNPKIDPAEVEDVIWGCVNQTLEQGWNIARMASLLTRIPHTSAGQTVSRLCGSSMSALHTAVQAIQTGNGDVFVIGGVEHMGHVSMMHGVDPNPQLSLHAAKASGMMGLTAEMLGKMHGITREQQDAFGERSHRLAHKATVEGKFKDEIIPMEGHDENGFLKVFDYDETIRPDTTLESLAALKPAFNPKGGTVTAGTSSQITDGASCMIVMSAQRAKDLGIQPMAVVRAMAVAGVDPAIMGYGPVPSTQKVLKRAGLTMNDISHVELNEAFAAQALPVLKDLKLLDQMEQKVNLHGGAIALGHPFGCSGARISGTLLNVMKQNNGTLGVATMCIGLGQGISTVFERV comes from the coding sequence ATGAGCCTGAATCCAAGAGATGCAGTCATCGTCGACTTCGGTCGCACCCCGATGGGGCGCTCCAAGGGCGGCATGCACCGTAATACCCGCGCCGAGACCATGTCCGCGCAGCTGATCGATGGCGTGCTGGCGCGCAACCCCAAGATCGACCCGGCCGAAGTCGAGGACGTGATCTGGGGCTGCGTGAACCAGACCCTCGAGCAGGGCTGGAACATCGCCCGCATGGCGTCGCTGTTGACCCGCATTCCGCACACCAGCGCCGGCCAGACCGTGAGCCGCCTGTGCGGTTCGTCCATGAGCGCCCTGCACACCGCAGTGCAGGCTATTCAGACCGGCAATGGTGACGTGTTCGTCATCGGCGGTGTGGAGCACATGGGCCACGTCAGCATGATGCACGGCGTCGACCCGAACCCGCAGTTGTCACTGCACGCGGCCAAGGCGTCCGGCATGATGGGTCTGACCGCCGAAATGCTCGGCAAGATGCACGGTATCACCCGCGAGCAGCAGGATGCCTTCGGCGAGCGTTCGCACCGCCTGGCGCACAAGGCTACGGTGGAAGGCAAGTTCAAGGACGAGATCATTCCGATGGAAGGTCACGACGAGAACGGCTTCCTCAAGGTCTTCGATTACGATGAGACCATCCGTCCGGATACCACGCTTGAAAGCTTGGCCGCACTGAAGCCGGCATTCAATCCGAAGGGCGGCACCGTGACTGCGGGTACGTCCTCGCAGATCACCGACGGTGCGTCCTGCATGATCGTCATGTCCGCCCAGCGCGCCAAGGATCTCGGCATCCAGCCGATGGCCGTGGTTCGTGCCATGGCAGTGGCGGGTGTCGACCCGGCAATCATGGGTTACGGCCCGGTGCCGTCGACCCAGAAGGTGCTCAAGCGTGCCGGTCTGACCATGAATGACATCAGCCACGTCGAGCTGAACGAAGCCTTTGCAGCGCAGGCGCTGCCGGTGCTCAAGGACCTCAAGCTGCTCGACCAGATGGAACAGAAGGTCAACCTCCACGGCGGCGCCATCGCCCTGGGTCACCCGTTCGGCTGCTCCGGTGCGCGCATCTCCGGTACCCTGCTGAACGTAATGAAGCAGAACAACGGTACGCTGGGTGTCGCCACCATGTGTATCGGTCTGGGGCAGGGGATCAGTACGGTCTTCGAACGCGTCTGA
- a CDS encoding DUF1653 domain-containing protein translates to MQVEPGRYRHYKGPEYRVFAVARHSETEEPMVFYQALYGEYGLWVRPLSMFVETVDVDGETVPRFALIEAEPSRY, encoded by the coding sequence ATGCAGGTGGAGCCGGGGCGATATCGCCACTACAAGGGGCCCGAGTACCGGGTGTTCGCCGTGGCGCGACATTCGGAGACGGAAGAGCCGATGGTGTTCTATCAGGCACTGTACGGTGAATACGGACTGTGGGTGCGCCCATTGTCCATGTTCGTCGAGACCGTCGATGTCGATGGCGAAACTGTGCCGCGGTTCGCGCTGATCGAGGCCGAGCCGAGCCGTTACTGA